From a single Cyprinus carpio isolate SPL01 chromosome A3, ASM1834038v1, whole genome shotgun sequence genomic region:
- the si:ch211-165g14.1 gene encoding uncharacterized protein si:ch211-165g14.1 isoform X1 — translation MTCSVRLSLGSRGTLYFSVMDPLNRVDVMHLQESLDLSVGCRRSPVKTNSMEGLDLVKKPSWCGITSGSKSVNMSESRYISKHNSPDRPEPGPKHHGSRTCGTSSHVPCSVPSPLINGLPSVAHHRPTTDQAFADDSDHRMEMEDVLTQTKNGLKTADSVLGGRMHPQDMLTSCGETYLRDTLSKGSSCLPQDASAAAYTLRSTSSPSIETLASECTGAKRTSPRSVEFVSSADDSDVIEVPVSNSRCKTPPSCCFRTHSVIVTERRRGNSSMKQEAAMDCSPKHVNNVCALDEAEFEARDGRADSESKSLLSWMESVCIPISPEDSDQDMDAAFPKNFPSTSDAENTSVFKSPQSGASSSASSRQRKTPASKSRKRVKPRPKKPAKRVRAPPAGKSAKRRRRKPRSSGPPSMFSSQEPEIELKYAKHKEEKKDSRPDGFAPYVHMEFSSCTVVSFREEDVYSTKKGSAGGLGGHPEDVLFAAGPCWL, via the exons ATGACATGCTCAGTAAGGTTATCTCTGGGTAGTAGAGGGACGCTTTATTTCTCAG TTATGGACCCTCTGAACCGGGTTGATGTCATGCACCTTCAGGAGTCTCTAGATCTGTCCGTGGGCTGCAGGCGGAGTCCTGTAAAGACGAACTCCATGGAGGGGCTGGATCTGGTGAAAAAGCCCAGCTGGTGTGGCATTACCTCAGGGAGCAAGAGCGTTAACATGTCCGAGTCTCGATACATCAGCAAACACAATTCACCCGATCGCCCCGAACCAGGACCGAAGCATCATGGGTCAAGGACTTGTGGCACGTCATCCCACGTGCCCTGCTCCGTGCCGTCACCCCTGATCAATGGCTTGCCATCCGTGGCTCACCACAGACCGACCACAGACCAAGCGTTTGCAGATGACAGTGATCACCGTATGGAAATGGAGGATGTGTTAACGCAAACTAAAAATGGTCTCAAAACAGCAGATTCTGTGTTGGGAGGCAGGATGCATCCACAAGACATGTTGACCAGTTGTGGTGAAACATACTTGAGGGACACGCTGTCTAAGGGCTCATCATGTTTACCTCAGGACGCCAGCGCGGCTGCATACACACTACGTTCCACCAGCTCACCATCCATTGAAACGCTCGCATCCGAATGTACCGGCGCTAAAAGAACCTCTCCACGCTCCGTCGAATTCGTCTCTAGTGCAGATGACAGTGACGTCATTGAGGTGCCAGTCAGCAACTCCAGATGCAAGACGCCTCCGAGCTGCTGCTTCCGAACTCACAGTGTCATAGTTACTGAGAGAAGACGAGGAAATTCCTCCATGAAGCAAGAAGCTGCAATGGACTGCTCTCCCAAACACGTGAACAATGTCTGTGCCCTGGATGAAGCTGAATTTGAAGCCCGTGACGGTAGAGCCGACTCTGAATCCAAGTCGTTGCTGTCGTGGATGGAGTCGGTCTGTATTCCCATATCTCCAGAAGACAGTGATCAAGACATGGATGCTGCTTTTCCCAAAAACTTCCCATCTACCTCAGATGCAGAAAACACAAGCGTCTTCAAGTCTCCACAGAGTGGGGCTTCTTCTTCAGCGTCCAGCCGTCAACGGAAAACTCCGGCCTCGAAGAGTAGGAAACGGGTGAAACCGAGACCCAAGAAACCCGCTAAGAGAGTGAGAGCGCCGCCGGCCGGCAAATCGGCAAAGAGAAGACGCCGAAAACCTCGCTCATCTGGACCTCCATCCATGTTTTCTTCTCAAGAGCCGGAGATCGAACTGAAATATGCAAAGCACAAGGAAGAGAAGAAGGACAGCAGGCCGGACGGCTTCGCCCCGTACGTTCACATGGAGTTCTCGTCCTGCACAGTCGTCAGTTTTAGGGAAGAAGATGTTTATTCGACGAAGAAAGGGTCAGCAGGTGGTCTCGGGGGTCATCCCGAAGACGTCCTGTTTGCAGCTGGGCCGTGTTGGCTCTGA
- the LOC109063858 gene encoding serine/threonine-protein kinase SBK1-like, protein MSSSPHMSRSSVDILEELQLITAENLEKLDFNKYYEVIRELGKGTYGKVDLVIHKIRGTKMALKFLRKKTTKLKSFLREYSISLYLSPCPFIINMFGIAFETDEYYIFAQEYALAGDLFDIIPPQVGLPENVAKRCVHQVAIALDYMHCKKLVHRDIKPENVLIFDKECRKVKLSDFGMTRCAGSPVKRVSGTIPYTAPELCDPSRQEGLCVDYSTDVWAFGVLLFCMLTGNFPWEKALPTDAFYEEFVHWQHRRRRASAVPSQWRRFTDEALRMFRCLLAIEQDRRCSVKEVFSYFNHCWMLDTENGNTSHVLGGNSNSGTVMNGRPAELSSSSSEEDELVDRLKQQSLSPVYGVTKGGIIMEPVMAHYSSTSSNSPVSSTGGYERVSRDNNGNNGRILVTTPIEICV, encoded by the exons ATGAGCTCCTCGCCCCACATGTCCCGTTCCTCCGTTGACATCCTGGAAGAGCTGCAGCTTATCACTGCTGAGAACCTGGAGAAGCTGGACTTTAATAAGTACTATGAGGTCATCAGGGAGCTTGGCAAGGGCACCTATGGCAAGGTGGACCTGGTCATCCACAAGATCAGAG GCACGAAAATGGCCTTGAAATTCTTGCGGAAGAAAACCACTAAGCTGAAGAGTTTCCTACGCGAGTACAGCATCTCTCTCTACCTGTCACCTTGTCCTTTCATCATCAACATGTTTGGCATTGCCTTCGAAACTGATGAATACTACATCTTCGCTCAAGAGTATGCACTGGCAGGCGATCTCTTTGACATCATTCCTCCTCAG GTTGGACTGCCGGAGAACGTTGCCAAGCGGTGTGTGCACCAGGTGGCGATTGCACTGGATTACATGCACTGCAAGAAGCTGGTGCATCGTGACATAAAGCCGGAGAACGTCCTCATCTTTGATAAGGAGTGCCGGAAGGTGAAACTGTCAGACTTTGGCATGACGCGGTGCGCTGGCTCTCCAGTGAAGCGGGTGAGCGGAACCATCCCGTACACGGCTCCAGAACTGTGCGACCCCAGCCGGCAAGAGGGCCTGTGTGTAGACTACAGCACTGATGTGTGGGCCTTCGGTGTACTTCTGTTCTGCATGCTCACTGGGAATTTCCCCTGGGAAAAAGCACTCCCGACTGATGCTTTCTACGAGGAGTTTGTGCACTGGCAGCATCGGCGGAGGCGAGCCAGCGCGGTGCCTTCACAGTGGCGTCGTTTCACTGATGAGGCGCTCCGCATGTTCCGCTGCCTGCTGGCCATCGAGCAGGACCGCCGATGCTCTGTCAAAGAGGTCTTCAGCTACTTCAACCATTGCTGGATGCTCGACACGGAGAACGGCAACACCAGCCATGTCTTGGGCGGTAACAGCAACAGCGGGACAGTGATGAATGGCCGTCCGGCTGAGCTTAGCTCTTCTTCCTCAGAAGAAGATGAGTTGGTGGACCGTTTGAAGCAGCAGAGCTTGTCGCCTGTGTATGGGGTGACTAAAGGAGGCATCATCATGGAGCCAGTGATGGCGCACTACTCCTCTACATCCTCAAACAGCCCTGTTTCCTCCACTGGTGGCTACGAGCGCGTCTCCCGGGACAACAATGGCAACAATGGCCGCATCCTGGTCACAACACCTATTGAAATATGTGTGTAG
- the si:ch211-165g14.1 gene encoding uncharacterized protein si:ch211-165g14.1 isoform X2, giving the protein MDPLNRVDVMHLQESLDLSVGCRRSPVKTNSMEGLDLVKKPSWCGITSGSKSVNMSESRYISKHNSPDRPEPGPKHHGSRTCGTSSHVPCSVPSPLINGLPSVAHHRPTTDQAFADDSDHRMEMEDVLTQTKNGLKTADSVLGGRMHPQDMLTSCGETYLRDTLSKGSSCLPQDASAAAYTLRSTSSPSIETLASECTGAKRTSPRSVEFVSSADDSDVIEVPVSNSRCKTPPSCCFRTHSVIVTERRRGNSSMKQEAAMDCSPKHVNNVCALDEAEFEARDGRADSESKSLLSWMESVCIPISPEDSDQDMDAAFPKNFPSTSDAENTSVFKSPQSGASSSASSRQRKTPASKSRKRVKPRPKKPAKRVRAPPAGKSAKRRRRKPRSSGPPSMFSSQEPEIELKYAKHKEEKKDSRPDGFAPYVHMEFSSCTVVSFREEDVYSTKKGSAGGLGGHPEDVLFAAGPCWL; this is encoded by the coding sequence ATGGACCCTCTGAACCGGGTTGATGTCATGCACCTTCAGGAGTCTCTAGATCTGTCCGTGGGCTGCAGGCGGAGTCCTGTAAAGACGAACTCCATGGAGGGGCTGGATCTGGTGAAAAAGCCCAGCTGGTGTGGCATTACCTCAGGGAGCAAGAGCGTTAACATGTCCGAGTCTCGATACATCAGCAAACACAATTCACCCGATCGCCCCGAACCAGGACCGAAGCATCATGGGTCAAGGACTTGTGGCACGTCATCCCACGTGCCCTGCTCCGTGCCGTCACCCCTGATCAATGGCTTGCCATCCGTGGCTCACCACAGACCGACCACAGACCAAGCGTTTGCAGATGACAGTGATCACCGTATGGAAATGGAGGATGTGTTAACGCAAACTAAAAATGGTCTCAAAACAGCAGATTCTGTGTTGGGAGGCAGGATGCATCCACAAGACATGTTGACCAGTTGTGGTGAAACATACTTGAGGGACACGCTGTCTAAGGGCTCATCATGTTTACCTCAGGACGCCAGCGCGGCTGCATACACACTACGTTCCACCAGCTCACCATCCATTGAAACGCTCGCATCCGAATGTACCGGCGCTAAAAGAACCTCTCCACGCTCCGTCGAATTCGTCTCTAGTGCAGATGACAGTGACGTCATTGAGGTGCCAGTCAGCAACTCCAGATGCAAGACGCCTCCGAGCTGCTGCTTCCGAACTCACAGTGTCATAGTTACTGAGAGAAGACGAGGAAATTCCTCCATGAAGCAAGAAGCTGCAATGGACTGCTCTCCCAAACACGTGAACAATGTCTGTGCCCTGGATGAAGCTGAATTTGAAGCCCGTGACGGTAGAGCCGACTCTGAATCCAAGTCGTTGCTGTCGTGGATGGAGTCGGTCTGTATTCCCATATCTCCAGAAGACAGTGATCAAGACATGGATGCTGCTTTTCCCAAAAACTTCCCATCTACCTCAGATGCAGAAAACACAAGCGTCTTCAAGTCTCCACAGAGTGGGGCTTCTTCTTCAGCGTCCAGCCGTCAACGGAAAACTCCGGCCTCGAAGAGTAGGAAACGGGTGAAACCGAGACCCAAGAAACCCGCTAAGAGAGTGAGAGCGCCGCCGGCCGGCAAATCGGCAAAGAGAAGACGCCGAAAACCTCGCTCATCTGGACCTCCATCCATGTTTTCTTCTCAAGAGCCGGAGATCGAACTGAAATATGCAAAGCACAAGGAAGAGAAGAAGGACAGCAGGCCGGACGGCTTCGCCCCGTACGTTCACATGGAGTTCTCGTCCTGCACAGTCGTCAGTTTTAGGGAAGAAGATGTTTATTCGACGAAGAAAGGGTCAGCAGGTGGTCTCGGGGGTCATCCCGAAGACGTCCTGTTTGCAGCTGGGCCGTGTTGGCTCTGA